A stretch of DNA from Sphingopyxis sp. MWB1:
GCGGGCTGGCCCTGTTCAGGGAGCGATTGGGGGCTGAATTCGGGCGCGCCGCAAAGAAGTTTCGGCATGTTCACTGCGGCCTGTCGCCGCGTTCCGCCTCGCGCAGAAAAGGCGTAAAGCGTTACTTGCAGCGATTTTCGCGCTAATTTCGCCAAAAAAGGGCTAGGCGCGCCGAGATTCAGCAAAATGCCTGTCCCTATTGTCCGATCAGCCGTCTATCTGTTTCAAGCGCCATTTATATTGGGTTCAAAATGCAATCATCCGTGGACCGGCTCGACTTGGGGCGCCGCTGGCGTCCGGCGTTGCTGTCCTATTTTTTGCGCCGGGTACGGGATCATGCCGAGGCGGAGGATCTGACGCAGGAATTGCTTGCAAAGCTGTTGAAGCATGAAGGGGAAAATTTTGTCGCGCCCGAGGCATATATTTTCCAGATGGCATCCAACCTGCTCGCCGACAGAGCAAGACGGATACGGGTGCGGGCGCAATATCGCGAAATGGTGGGGCGCGCTGACGATATCGGGATCGACCCGCTGGATCCGTTTCGGGTGGCGGCGGGGCGCGCGGAATTGTCGGCGCTTGCCGACGCAATCGCGGTGCTGCCGGAACGAACGCGCCATATTTTCATTCTGTATCGACTGGAAAATCTGGGACAGGACAAGATTGCAGAAAATTTCGGCATATCGGTCAGCGCGGTCAAGAAACATGTCGCGCGCGCCATGGCCGCTATCATGCGCCAGATGAGGAAGACGCCATGATCCTCGAAGAACAGGCTGACTTGAGCGATCCGGCGGATATGGCAGCACTATGGTGCATGCGTCTTTCAGAAGGTGCGTTGAGCGATAGCGAATGGGATATGTTCGAGGCGTGGCTCGCCCATCCGGAGAATGCATCGCTTTTTGAACAGGCGTCGAGCATCTGGAGGGCTTCGGGAGAGGTTGGCGACTGGCCGCAACTGATCGCCTTGCGTACGGAAGCTTTGAACGATTATCGCAAACGCGGCGACCGGAACGGGATGAAAAGGCGCGCGCATTTGCTGTTCGCCAGCGCGGCCATGCTGATCCTGGCCGTGTCGGTAAGCCTGATCTGGTATTTTCAGCGGCCGGAGGCTTATGAAACCCGCGTGGGCGAGCGGCAGATTGCGGTGCTGGATGATGGGTCGCGCGCGTCGCTCGATGCGGTCACCGCGCTCAAGGTGCGGATGAAAGGCGATGGCCGTGAAGTGGAGCTTTTACACGGGCGCGCCAAATTTGACGTCGCCAAGGACCCTTTGCGTCCGTTCACCGTCGCTGTGGGCGACAAGCTTGTCGTCGCGATTGGCACATCCTTCAGCGTCGAACTGATCGACGGCGAGGTGCATGTCATTCTGTATGAAGGGGAGGTGGAGGTACGCGATCGCGACGATCTGCCCCCCGCAGGCGCGGCACCGCAGGCCGAACGCCATGTGCTGACACCGGGCAGTGAATTGACCGACGCGGTGGGCCGGGCGAAGCCCGCCGAGATTACACGCCCCGACCTCGCCCAATCGCTCAGCTGGGAAACGGGCCTCCTCAACTTCGATGCCGAACCGCTGGCGACGGCTGTTGAACGCATGAACCGCTATTCGGCGCGCAAAATCCGTCTGGCCGATACATCGCTGGCCGCCATTCCGGTCGATGGATTGTTTCAGGCGGGGGACATAGACGCCTTTGCCGAAGGATTGTCTGCACTTCATCCGCTGCGTTCGCGGGCCGCGCGTGATGGAATCATATTAGAAAGCGAGTGAATATTTCCGAATAACATGTCCCTCCCTCTTCCTCGTGCGTCCTAAGATTATTCGAAGACCGGGTGAGCCGGCTTTATAACAGGGGGGACGACATGAGTTTTTTTCACCGGGCGCTGTGCACGTCGATCGCATCGGGCGCTGTAGCTGCTGCAACCGTGGCCGTTCCGGCCATGGCGCAGGAGCGCCTGTACCAATTTTCCATCCCGGCGCAGGATATGCCGACCAGCTTGCGCGCCTTTGCGCGCACGGCAGGCCAGCAGGTGACCTTTGACCGCAGGGAGCTGCAGGGCAAGCGGGCGCCAGCACTCAAGGGTCATTATTCGGCGCGCGAAGGCATGTCCCGACTGCTCGCCGGATCCGGGCTGGACGCGAACTGGGGCCGGTCGGGGGTTATTGTCGTGCGGCCCCTGGCATCGCGGCCAGTGGCTGCCAGTAATTTTGCCGAACCCGTGCTATCGACGTCGGGGGCATCGGGGGATGCGCCGCGGGACGATATTGTCGTTACCGGCTCGCGCATTGCGCGCAATGTGGTCACCGATTCCCCCGTGCCGGTGGTGGCGATCGGCGAGGACGATCTGCAAGCGTCGGGCGCAACCGAATTGTCCGAAGTTCTGACCGACTATCCCGCCGTCACGCCCACGCTGAACCTGGCCAATTCGACCAACCAGATCAACGCATCGGGCATCTCCTCGGTGAATTTGCGCAGCCTGGGGTCGAACCGTACACTGACCCTGATCGACGGGCGACGGACCGTGTCGAACGTCCTCACTTCCAACTCGGTCAGCCTCAGCTCGATTCCGCAATTATTTGTCAGCCGGGTGGAAATCATTACCGGGGGCGCATCGGCGGTTTATGGCGCTGATGCGGTTGCCGGGGTGGTCAATATCATCACGCGCGATGGCTATAGCGGCGTCCGGGTCGGCGGCCGCGTGGGCCTGTCGTCGCAGGGTGACTCCTTTCGCGGCAATCTCGATTTTCTGGCGGGTGAGCGTTTTCTGGATGACCGGCTTTCGGTCATGATCGGCGCAAGCTATGAAAAGGAAGCCGGGGTGATGGCGCGGCAGCGCAAGCGCTCGCTGGAATCCATTTCCTATTCGCTCGCCGCCGATGCCGATCCGCTCAATCAGGGCGACCTGGGGATCGACCGGCCGGCGCTCAGCAGCAATGTGCCGGGCGGTCGTTTCCATTCCAGTTCGACGCCGGGCGGCGGCTATTTCTATTATGACGCCAATGGAAATCTGGCGCAAAGCAACGATCTGGCCGTTTATGGCTGGGAATTCCGTCCCGACCTGCAGTTCAGCACCCCGCGCACGTCCTATATCGCTGCGGGCAAGATCGGTTATGATCTGGGCGGCGGCGTCGAATTTTTCGGCCATGTCCAATATTCGAAGATTGATACCGAAACCGAACGCGGTGGGGGCGAAACAGCATCAAATTCCAGCAGCTATGGCTTGCAGGATGAATTTGAGCTGGGCCGCATTTCCCGCAACAATCCCTTCGTTCCTGCCGCGATCCGCGCGGTAACCGGATCATCGGGCATCCCCTGGCGTCGGCGCTTTGTCGAAATGGGCACCTATACCATCGCCAATGACCGCCAAACGTGGCGCGGCTGGACTGGTCTCAAAGGCGAGGCCGGAAACTGGAATTGGGAAATCAGCTATGGCTATGGCCGTTTCCATCAAGACCAGATCCGCACCAACCTTTTGAATTACGACAAGTTGAAAAAGGCGCTGAACGCCGAATTTGATCCGGCGGCTCCGGGCGATCTGTCGCGCGTGCGCTGTGTGGATGCCGCGGCGCGGGCGGACGGCTGCGTGCCCATCAATCTCTTCGGTCCGGGGTCGATCACGCCTGCCGCAGCCGACTATGTCCGCACGGGCATGGAGCTTGATGCGCTGGTGACGCAGAATGTGCTGCAAGCCTATGCCAGCGGCGATCTGTTCGAATTGCCCGCAGGCCCCGTGGCCGTCGCCTTTGGCGGCGAATATCGGCGCGACTGGCAGCGGTCGATCACCGACGAAGTGACGCGCCAGGGCTTTGGTTCTGCGTCGTTCATCGCCGAATATGAAGGCAATATCAAAGCGAAGGAAGTGTTCGCGGAGGCGAGCATTCCGATCCTTGCCGACCAGCCCTTCTTCCACCGGCTCACGCTCGACCTCGCCGCGCGCTATGGCAGCTATAATATCCGCAATGTGGGGCGGATGTTCAGCTATCGTGCGGGCGGCGAATGGGCGCCGGTGGAGGATCTGCGCTTTCGCGGACAATATGCCCGCGCCCAGCGTGCGCCGACGGTGACCAATCTTTATTCGCCCCAGCGCGACGATGCCGACCGGGTCGTCGATGTGTGCGATGGTGTCACGGCCGCCACGACGGGAACCATTGCGGTCAACTGCCGCTCGGTCTCCGGCATCGCCGCGGCGATTGCGGCGGATGGTGTGTTTCGCCAGATTTCGACCTCGATCGAGGGGCCCTCGGCGGGCAACCCCGACCTCAAAGAAGAAACCGCCGATACGCTGACGCTGGGGGTGGTGGCGACGCCGACCTTCCTGCCGGGCCTGTCGATGACCTTCGACTATTTCAAGATCAAGATCCGCGACGCCATCGGCTCGCTCGACGGCGATGAACTGCTGCGCGAATGCTATGGCAATCCCGAAGGCATCACCGATAATTTCTTTTGCAATGAAATTACTCGCGATCCCGATGGCCAGCTCCGCCGGGTGGTCAACCGCGATCTCAATCTGAACAAGATCGTCCGATCGGGCTTCGATGTAGGCGTCGATTATCGCTTTGATGCGCCCGAATGGCTGGCGGGTGACGGCCGGTTCGATCTGCGCCTGCTCTATTCGCGCCTGCTTGATTTCAAGACCATTTTCGATGGCGTGAATGGCGTTTCAGTAAGCGATGAAAAGGGGCAGATTGGTGCCTGGCGCAATCAGGGGCAGGTCCAGCTCGGCTATCGCGAGGGCGGCCTGCGCCTGCGGTGGAAAGCGCGCTATACGGGCAAGGCGGTCGACAGCAATGAACGCCTCGCCATCGCCCGCGAGGCGGGGTCGAATCCGCCCTTCCTTCATGTCGGCGATCGCTGGCGGCATGATTTCTATGCCAGCATGGAGGTGCCGGCGGGTGACCGTGAATTGCGGCTTTATGCGGGCGTGAACAATGCCTTCAACAGCACCAGTCCCTTCCTGCCATCGGGCACGGTGTCGGGCAGTTCGCAAAATATCGCGGGCGAATATGATGTGATCGGCCGTTATTTCTATACCGGCTTCGAAGCGAAATTCTGACCCCCCTCCATACGCCCCTGCCGGGCCTTCGCTCGGCAGGGGCGTATGACTATGCTTCGGGTTCGACCCGAACCAGCAACGCCTCCACCTGAACCTGGGCGCCGGCGGCGACATTCAGTTCGGCGACCACCCCGTCAAAGGGGGCGGTGAGGCCATGCTCCATCTTCATCGCTTCCAGCGTTAGCAGCTTCTGGCCCCGCGCGACGCGGTCCCCTGCCGCCACATCGACGGCAATCACCTTTCCGGGCATGGGCGCCAATATGTCGCCGTCACCTGCTCCGTCGCCCGCGCCGCCTTTGGCGCGCCACGGGGTGAGCTGCCACACGGCGCCCGTTTCGGCGACCAGCATGGCCGGGGCGGGATTGTCCGCTCCCGGTCCGTGCAGCGTGACGTCGACCCTTTTGCCGTCGAGCAGGAAAGGCGCGGTGCGAACCGGCGGGGCGTTGAGGCGCAAGCCTGCATGGGGCGAGGCGGGGACCATCGCCATCGCGGCCTTTGTCAGAGCCTGCGGCGAGGGTTCGGGCGCCGCGCTCATCGCTTCGCCGTCGCGGCCGATCAGCCCGGTGTCGACCGCTCCGGCAGCAAAATCGGGATGATCGAGCGCGCGGATCAGAAAGCGGGCGTTGGTCCTGACCGGCCAGATGGCCGAATCTTCGAGCATTTCGGACAGGAGCTCGCGCGCCTCGTCGCGGTCTTCGCCATGAGCGATAAGCTTGGCGATCATGGGGTCGTAAAAGGGGGAGACCTCGGCCCCTTCATAGACGCCGGTATCGACCCGGCCGATATGGTCGGGAAGCTGGAACAGATCGAGCGAGCCGGTCGAAGGAAGAAAGCCCGTCGCGGGATCTTCGGCATAGAGCCGCGCTTCCATCGCCCAGCCGTCGATGGCGAGTTCATCCTGCGTCAGCGGGATCGGCTCGCCCGATGCGACGCGCAGCTGCCATTCGACGAGGTCGACGCCGGTGATCTCCTCGGTCACTGGATGTTCGACCTGCAGCCGCGTGTTCATTTCCATGAACCAGATGCGGTCGGCGCGCAGGCCCTCCGATGCGTCGGCGATGAATTCGATCGTTCCCGCGCCGACATAATCGACCGCCTTTGCGGCGCGGACAGCGGCAGCGCAAAGCTCGGCGCGCGTCGCCTCGTCCATGCCGGGGGCGGGGGCTTCCTCGATCACCTTCTGGTGGCGGCGCTGGAGCGAGCAGTCGCGCTCGAACAGGTGGACGACATTGCCGTGCGTGTCGCCGAACACCTGCACCTCGATATGGCGCGGGGTGAGGATATATTTTTCGATCAGCACATGGTCGTTGCCGAACGACGCCGCTGCCTCGCGCTGGCACGAGGCAAGCGCGTCGGCGAAGTCGGCGGCGCTGTCGACCTTGCGCATCCCCTTGCCGCCCCCGCCCGCGACCGCTTTGATCAGAACCGGATATCCGATGTCGGCGGCCTGCTCGGCGAGGAAGGCGGGATCCTGATTCTCGCCCATATAGCCCGGCGTCACCGGCACCCCGGCGTCGGCCATCAGTTTCTTGGCGGCGTCCTTGAGGCCCATCGCCGTGATGGAGGCGGGCTTTGGCCCGACCCAGATCAGCCCCGCGTCGATCACTGCCTGGGCGAACGCGGCATTTTCCGAAAGGAAGCCATAGCCCGGATGGATCGCTTCGGCCCCGGTCGCTTTTGCGGCGGCAATGATCTTGTCACCGACCAGATAAGATTCGCGCGCGGGCGACGGCCCGATATGCACCGCCTCGTCGGCCTCGCGCACATGCAGCGCCTTGGTATCGGCGTCCGAATAGACCGCAACGGTCCGGATACCCATCTCGCGCGCGGTGCGGATGATCCGGCAGGCGATCTCGCCGCGATTGGCGATGAGGAGGGATTGGATCACAACGCAGAAACTTTCCAAGTTATTTGCATAGGGAAATGATCCCCAAAATTAGCCCGACAACACCCAATATTACCGAGGTTGCACCGAGGCGGGCTGCCACTCTGGGCATTGCGTCGGTTGCGTCCCAAGCCCAGCGGAACTCGTCGACAAGATTGGCTTTCCTGATCTCGAAAGCCTGGGAGGAACCCGCACTTATTTTCAGCTTGTCTCGTGTTGCTGAATCGAGCGATATTTCATCATTCATAACACCGGCGGGACCACGCGCGACCACCCGAGCGGTATTGTTTCCGACTTTAATCACAACCACACGTCCAGCCCGCAGCAACACACCGTCAAAGGTGCGATACTGCTTATGAAAGCGCGCGATATCGCTCATGACGTCTCTGAGCGGCGCCTCGATAACTTTGAGCGTCACGACCTTGTGGTTCTTCGCAGCCATCATCACATCCTGAACACGCCGAACCCGCGGTCTTCGACCGGGGCGTTCAGCGTGGCGGCAAATGCCAGCCCGAGCACGTCGCGCGTCTGCGCGGGGTCGATGATGCCATCGTCCCAGAGACGCGCGGTGGCGTGATAGGGGTTGCCTTCATCCTCATATTTCTGGCGGATTGGCGTCTTGAAGGCTTCGGCCTCCTCCGGCGTCCATTTGTCGGCGTCGCGGTGGACGGTCGCCAGCACCGAAGCTGCCTGCTCGCCGCCCATCACGCTGATCCGGCTGTTCGGCCAGCTGAACAGGAAGCGGGGCGAATAGGCGCGGCCGCACATGCCATAATTGCCCGCGCCAAAGCTGCCGCCGATCAGCACGGTGATCTTGGGCACCGTCGCGGTCGCGACTGCCGTCACCAGCTTGGCGCCATGCTTGGCGATCCCCTCGGCCTCATATTTGCCGCCGACCATGAAGCCCGAGATATTCTGGAGGAAGAGCAGCGGAATGCGGCGCTGTTGCGCGAGCTCGATGAAATGCGCGCCCTTTTGCGCGCTTTCGCTGAACAGCACGCCATTGTTGGCGAGGATCGCGACGGGGATGCCCCAGATATGCGCGAAGCCGCAGACGAGCGTGCTGCCGTACTGCGCCTTGAACTCATGAAACTCGGATGCGTCGACGATCCTCGCGATGACTTCGTGGACGTCATAGGGCGCGCGGACATCTTCGGGGATGATGCCGTAAAGCTCTTCGGGGTCATATTTGGGCGGGCGGGGCTCGGCCATCGCGACTTTGAACCCCTCCTCTGCGCCGAGGTGACTGACGATGTCGCGAACGATCGTCAGCGCATGTTCGTCATTCTCGGCGAGATGATCGACGACGCCCGATTTGCGCGCGTGGAGGTCGCCGCCGCCCAAGTCTTCGGCGCTGATTTCCTCGCCCGTCGCAGCTTTCACGAGCGGCGGGCCGGCAAGAAAGATCGTGCCCTGATTGCGGACAATCACGCTCTCGTCGCTCATCGCGGGGACATAGGCGCCGCCCGCGGTGCAGCTGCCCATCACGCAGGCGATCTGCGGAATGCGCTTCGCCGACATAGTGGCCTGGTTGAAAAAGATGCGGCCAAAATGGTCGCGGTCGGGAAAAACCTCGGCCTGGTGCGGCAGGTTCGCGCCGCCGCTGTCGACGAGGTAGATGCACGGCAGGCGGTTCGCCTCGGCAATCTCCTGCGCGCGGAGATGCTTCTTGACCGTCATCGGATAGTAAGTGCCGCCCTTTACGGTCGCGTCGTTGCAGACGATCATCGCCTGCCGGCCCGACACGCGCCCGATGCCCGCGATCATCCCCGCGCCCGGAATTTCGCCGTCATACATGTCGCACGCCGCAAGCTGCCCGATTTCAAGGAAGGGCGAGCCCGGATCGAGCAGCCGCTCGACGCGCTCGCGCGGGAGCAGCTTGCCGCGCGCGACATGGCGTTCGCGCGATTTCTCGCTGCCGCCAAGCGCCGCCTCGGCGACGCGGGTGCGCAATTCTTCGGCCAACGCGCGGTTATGCGCGGCGCGGGCCTGCGCCTGCGGATCGTC
This window harbors:
- a CDS encoding RNA polymerase sigma factor, with protein sequence MDRLDLGRRWRPALLSYFLRRVRDHAEAEDLTQELLAKLLKHEGENFVAPEAYIFQMASNLLADRARRIRVRAQYREMVGRADDIGIDPLDPFRVAAGRAELSALADAIAVLPERTRHIFILYRLENLGQDKIAENFGISVSAVKKHVARAMAAIMRQMRKTP
- a CDS encoding FecR family protein — translated: MILEEQADLSDPADMAALWCMRLSEGALSDSEWDMFEAWLAHPENASLFEQASSIWRASGEVGDWPQLIALRTEALNDYRKRGDRNGMKRRAHLLFASAAMLILAVSVSLIWYFQRPEAYETRVGERQIAVLDDGSRASLDAVTALKVRMKGDGREVELLHGRAKFDVAKDPLRPFTVAVGDKLVVAIGTSFSVELIDGEVHVILYEGEVEVRDRDDLPPAGAAPQAERHVLTPGSELTDAVGRAKPAEITRPDLAQSLSWETGLLNFDAEPLATAVERMNRYSARKIRLADTSLAAIPVDGLFQAGDIDAFAEGLSALHPLRSRAARDGIILESE
- a CDS encoding TonB-dependent receptor, coding for MSFFHRALCTSIASGAVAAATVAVPAMAQERLYQFSIPAQDMPTSLRAFARTAGQQVTFDRRELQGKRAPALKGHYSAREGMSRLLAGSGLDANWGRSGVIVVRPLASRPVAASNFAEPVLSTSGASGDAPRDDIVVTGSRIARNVVTDSPVPVVAIGEDDLQASGATELSEVLTDYPAVTPTLNLANSTNQINASGISSVNLRSLGSNRTLTLIDGRRTVSNVLTSNSVSLSSIPQLFVSRVEIITGGASAVYGADAVAGVVNIITRDGYSGVRVGGRVGLSSQGDSFRGNLDFLAGERFLDDRLSVMIGASYEKEAGVMARQRKRSLESISYSLAADADPLNQGDLGIDRPALSSNVPGGRFHSSSTPGGGYFYYDANGNLAQSNDLAVYGWEFRPDLQFSTPRTSYIAAGKIGYDLGGGVEFFGHVQYSKIDTETERGGGETASNSSSYGLQDEFELGRISRNNPFVPAAIRAVTGSSGIPWRRRFVEMGTYTIANDRQTWRGWTGLKGEAGNWNWEISYGYGRFHQDQIRTNLLNYDKLKKALNAEFDPAAPGDLSRVRCVDAAARADGCVPINLFGPGSITPAAADYVRTGMELDALVTQNVLQAYASGDLFELPAGPVAVAFGGEYRRDWQRSITDEVTRQGFGSASFIAEYEGNIKAKEVFAEASIPILADQPFFHRLTLDLAARYGSYNIRNVGRMFSYRAGGEWAPVEDLRFRGQYARAQRAPTVTNLYSPQRDDADRVVDVCDGVTAATTGTIAVNCRSVSGIAAAIAADGVFRQISTSIEGPSAGNPDLKEETADTLTLGVVATPTFLPGLSMTFDYFKIKIRDAIGSLDGDELLRECYGNPEGITDNFFCNEITRDPDGQLRRVVNRDLNLNKIVRSGFDVGVDYRFDAPEWLAGDGRFDLRLLYSRLLDFKTIFDGVNGVSVSDEKGQIGAWRNQGQVQLGYREGGLRLRWKARYTGKAVDSNERLAIAREAGSNPPFLHVGDRWRHDFYASMEVPAGDRELRLYAGVNNAFNSTSPFLPSGTVSGSSQNIAGEYDVIGRYFYTGFEAKF
- a CDS encoding acetyl/propionyl/methylcrotonyl-CoA carboxylase subunit alpha; its protein translation is MIQSLLIANRGEIACRIIRTAREMGIRTVAVYSDADTKALHVREADEAVHIGPSPARESYLVGDKIIAAAKATGAEAIHPGYGFLSENAAFAQAVIDAGLIWVGPKPASITAMGLKDAAKKLMADAGVPVTPGYMGENQDPAFLAEQAADIGYPVLIKAVAGGGGKGMRKVDSAADFADALASCQREAAASFGNDHVLIEKYILTPRHIEVQVFGDTHGNVVHLFERDCSLQRRHQKVIEEAPAPGMDEATRAELCAAAVRAAKAVDYVGAGTIEFIADASEGLRADRIWFMEMNTRLQVEHPVTEEITGVDLVEWQLRVASGEPIPLTQDELAIDGWAMEARLYAEDPATGFLPSTGSLDLFQLPDHIGRVDTGVYEGAEVSPFYDPMIAKLIAHGEDRDEARELLSEMLEDSAIWPVRTNARFLIRALDHPDFAAGAVDTGLIGRDGEAMSAAPEPSPQALTKAAMAMVPASPHAGLRLNAPPVRTAPFLLDGKRVDVTLHGPGADNPAPAMLVAETGAVWQLTPWRAKGGAGDGAGDGDILAPMPGKVIAVDVAAGDRVARGQKLLTLEAMKMEHGLTAPFDGVVAELNVAAGAQVQVEALLVRVEPEA
- a CDS encoding carboxyl transferase domain-containing protein; the encoded protein is MSAPVLPTLYNADDPQAQARAAHNRALAEELRTRVAEAALGGSEKSRERHVARGKLLPRERVERLLDPGSPFLEIGQLAACDMYDGEIPGAGMIAGIGRVSGRQAMIVCNDATVKGGTYYPMTVKKHLRAQEIAEANRLPCIYLVDSGGANLPHQAEVFPDRDHFGRIFFNQATMSAKRIPQIACVMGSCTAGGAYVPAMSDESVIVRNQGTIFLAGPPLVKAATGEEISAEDLGGGDLHARKSGVVDHLAENDEHALTIVRDIVSHLGAEEGFKVAMAEPRPPKYDPEELYGIIPEDVRAPYDVHEVIARIVDASEFHEFKAQYGSTLVCGFAHIWGIPVAILANNGVLFSESAQKGAHFIELAQQRRIPLLFLQNISGFMVGGKYEAEGIAKHGAKLVTAVATATVPKITVLIGGSFGAGNYGMCGRAYSPRFLFSWPNSRISVMGGEQAASVLATVHRDADKWTPEEAEAFKTPIRQKYEDEGNPYHATARLWDDGIIDPAQTRDVLGLAFAATLNAPVEDRGFGVFRM